A window of the Sphingomonas piscis genome harbors these coding sequences:
- a CDS encoding M1 family metallopeptidase, whose amino-acid sequence MIKISHALAATACLLLMSCNQGGNEQNNAAAAGERDAVAPVLATPDAVDIHSFARPLEARVTHVSLDLNVDFQAKRVGGTATLDIEKAPQAGKIILDDKGLEIESISDADGKPLPFKVGASDANLGAPLAIALRSDTDRLVIKYRSAPDAGALQWLTPAQTAGKKQPYLFSQGQAIENRTWIPTQDSPGIRQTWDATVRVPAGLTAVMSAPRAEQPMTQGGESIFKFRMDHSVAPYMIAIAVGDLAFRELGPRTGVWTEPSMLDNAARELADTEKMVSAAESLFGPYAWGRYDMLVLPPSFPFGGMENPTLTFLTPTFIAGDKSLVSLVAHELAHSWSGNLATNATWADFWLNEGTTTYATTRIIESLYGPRVAKQQIALGVDGMNKAITDAGGPAGADTRLHIDLKGRHPDEGLTDIAYEKGAQFLRTIEATVGRDKFDSFMRGWFDRHRFQPVTSAMFLADLRANLIKGDKSLEGKLQLDRWVTEPGIPANMVKPDPQTFAEVDRAVASFSGKPDAAAWGRWTTDERLRFLNKLPRKLPTSSLDALEQGLGLNRVGNMEVRFAWLELAVANRYDPAVPSLQQFLTVQGRRKFVRPLIEALAKDASWGRPIAARIYAAARAGYHPITTRDLDKLALNSSAAAAAPQKP is encoded by the coding sequence ATGATCAAGATTTCCCATGCGCTCGCCGCGACCGCTTGCCTATTGCTGATGTCCTGCAACCAGGGCGGCAATGAGCAGAACAATGCGGCTGCCGCAGGGGAGCGCGATGCGGTGGCGCCCGTCCTGGCCACCCCCGACGCCGTGGACATCCACAGCTTTGCCAGGCCGCTGGAGGCGCGGGTCACCCATGTGTCGCTGGACCTCAATGTCGATTTCCAGGCCAAGCGCGTCGGGGGAACGGCGACCCTGGACATCGAAAAGGCGCCGCAAGCCGGCAAGATCATCCTGGACGACAAAGGCCTGGAAATCGAAAGCATCAGCGACGCGGACGGCAAGCCCCTGCCGTTCAAGGTTGGTGCGTCCGATGCAAACCTGGGCGCTCCGCTTGCAATCGCGCTGAGATCCGACACCGACCGGCTCGTCATCAAATACCGCAGCGCCCCGGACGCAGGCGCGCTGCAATGGCTGACCCCGGCGCAGACTGCCGGAAAGAAACAGCCTTACCTGTTCAGCCAGGGTCAGGCGATCGAGAACCGAACCTGGATCCCGACCCAGGATTCACCCGGTATTCGCCAGACGTGGGACGCGACGGTTCGCGTGCCCGCGGGCCTGACGGCGGTGATGAGCGCGCCTCGTGCCGAGCAGCCGATGACCCAGGGCGGCGAAAGCATCTTCAAGTTCCGGATGGACCATTCGGTGGCGCCCTACATGATCGCGATTGCAGTCGGCGACTTGGCGTTCCGTGAGCTTGGTCCGCGCACCGGCGTCTGGACGGAGCCGTCGATGCTGGACAACGCCGCACGCGAACTTGCCGACACCGAAAAGATGGTCTCGGCCGCCGAAAGCCTGTTCGGCCCCTACGCCTGGGGACGCTACGACATGCTGGTCCTGCCGCCTTCCTTCCCGTTTGGCGGCATGGAGAACCCGACCCTCACCTTTCTGACCCCAACCTTCATTGCCGGCGACAAGAGCCTGGTCAGCCTGGTTGCGCACGAACTTGCCCACAGCTGGTCGGGTAATCTTGCGACCAATGCGACTTGGGCGGATTTCTGGCTCAACGAAGGGACGACGACCTACGCCACGACCCGAATCATCGAGTCATTGTACGGGCCGCGGGTCGCCAAGCAGCAGATCGCGCTGGGCGTCGACGGAATGAACAAGGCGATTACCGATGCGGGCGGCCCGGCAGGTGCCGACACGCGTCTCCACATCGACCTGAAAGGCCGGCATCCCGACGAGGGACTGACCGACATCGCCTATGAGAAAGGGGCGCAGTTTCTTCGCACTATCGAGGCGACAGTCGGGCGCGACAAGTTCGACAGCTTCATGCGGGGCTGGTTCGACCGGCATCGCTTCCAGCCGGTTACATCGGCGATGTTCCTTGCCGACCTGCGCGCAAACCTGATCAAGGGCGACAAGTCGCTGGAGGGTAAACTGCAGCTCGATCGCTGGGTGACCGAGCCGGGCATTCCGGCCAATATGGTCAAGCCCGATCCGCAAACCTTTGCCGAGGTCGACCGAGCGGTGGCATCCTTCTCCGGCAAGCCAGACGCGGCTGCATGGGGACGGTGGACCACCGATGAGCGGCTGAGGTTCCTTAACAAGCTCCCCCGCAAGCTTCCGACAAGCAGCCTCGATGCACTTGAGCAGGGACTCGGCCTCAACCGGGTCGGAAACATGGAAGTGCGCTTCGCCTGGCTCGAACTTGCCGTCGCCAACCGCTACGATCCGGCAGTTCCGAGCCTGCAGCAGTTCCTGACAGTACAGGGGCGGCGGAAGTTCGTTCGGCCGCTGATCGAGGCGCTTGCGAAGGACGCTTCATGGGGACGGCCCATTGCGGCGCGAATCTACGCAGCGGCACGCGCGGGCTACCATCCGATCACCACCCGCGACCTGGACAAGCTTGCGCTGAATTCCTCGGCAGCAGCGGCGGCGCCGCAAAAGCCTTAA
- a CDS encoding sensor histidine kinase, with protein MARGIGLDRPFFDDKNRAFWILQSVGWSGYFVLRTVSGFANDKVWMFAVHVILMTATGYSLTLLMGTLFRRVISMRPLLTTVLSLLAVVCAASAFSIIETWSVATFVNQDWRPRTVEYLGGFILNFTLLAAWSALYYGINYYLLLEEQIDQRERLESQASTAQLAMLRYQLNPHFLFNTLNSISTLVLLKQTERANAMLARLSSFLRYTLANEPTAKVTLAQEVETLKLYLEIEKMRFEDRLRPHFRIEAETIGARLPSLLLQPLIENAIKYAVTPSENGADIWITAEHVGDKVVIEVADNGSGEGTAFAATPSTGVGLANIRDRLAQAYGPDHGFATRKNERGGFSVIVDIPYESGDKDS; from the coding sequence ATCGCCCGCGGGATCGGTCTCGACCGGCCTTTCTTCGACGACAAGAACCGCGCCTTCTGGATTTTGCAGTCGGTCGGCTGGAGCGGCTATTTCGTACTTCGGACCGTCTCAGGCTTTGCCAACGACAAGGTCTGGATGTTCGCCGTACACGTCATTTTGATGACGGCGACGGGCTATTCGCTGACGCTCTTAATGGGAACCCTGTTCCGGCGTGTCATCTCGATGCGCCCACTCCTTACTACGGTCTTGTCTCTGCTCGCCGTTGTGTGCGCGGCATCGGCATTTTCGATCATTGAAACCTGGAGCGTGGCTACGTTTGTCAATCAGGACTGGCGCCCGCGAACCGTGGAATATCTCGGCGGCTTCATCCTCAACTTCACGTTGCTCGCCGCCTGGTCGGCGCTCTATTACGGGATCAACTACTATCTCCTGCTCGAGGAGCAGATCGACCAGCGTGAGCGGCTGGAGAGTCAGGCGTCGACCGCGCAGCTGGCAATGCTGCGCTACCAACTCAACCCGCACTTCCTCTTCAACACGCTGAACAGCATCTCGACCCTTGTGCTTCTGAAGCAGACGGAGCGAGCCAATGCGATGCTGGCGCGGCTGTCCTCCTTCCTTCGCTACACGCTTGCCAATGAGCCCACGGCCAAGGTCACGCTGGCGCAGGAGGTGGAGACCCTGAAGCTTTATCTCGAGATCGAAAAGATGCGGTTCGAGGACCGGCTCCGTCCTCATTTCCGGATCGAGGCGGAGACGATCGGCGCCCGACTTCCCTCGCTCCTGCTTCAGCCCTTGATCGAAAATGCGATCAAATATGCGGTGACGCCAAGCGAGAATGGCGCCGACATCTGGATCACGGCGGAACATGTCGGCGACAAGGTCGTCATCGAAGTGGCCGACAATGGCAGCGGTGAGGGAACGGCTTTCGCTGCGACGCCGTCGACCGGAGTCGGGCTGGCGAACATTCGCGACCGTCTGGCGCAAGCCTATGGCCCGGACCATGGTTTTGCGACCAGGAAGAACGAAAGGGGCGGGTTCAGCGTTATCGTCGACATACCTTACGAGAGCGGAGACAAGGATTCATGA
- a CDS encoding LytR/AlgR family response regulator transcription factor, with product MSIRTILVDDEPLATQGLQLRLEAHDDVEIVATASNGREAIRAIKTHKPDLVFLDIQMPGFDGFSVIQGLMDVEPPLFVFVTAYGDHALRAFEAQAVDYLMKPVEEDRLAATLDRVRQRLSERKGAEEAERLKEALVEHAPEAAEDFADGSSDAPSANRFEKMINIKDQGQIFRVDVDTIERIDAAGDYMCIQTGDNTLILRETMKDLEKRLDPRRFQRVHRSTIVNLDLVRQVKPHTNGECFLVLDSGAQVKVSRSYRDVVARFVH from the coding sequence ATGAGCATTCGGACCATCCTGGTCGATGACGAGCCGCTTGCCACGCAAGGCCTGCAGCTTCGGCTGGAGGCGCACGACGACGTCGAGATCGTCGCAACCGCGTCCAACGGGCGCGAGGCGATCCGTGCCATCAAGACTCACAAGCCGGACCTCGTTTTTCTCGACATCCAGATGCCCGGCTTCGATGGGTTTTCCGTCATTCAGGGACTGATGGACGTGGAGCCGCCCTTGTTCGTGTTCGTTACGGCCTACGGCGACCATGCGCTTCGTGCGTTCGAGGCCCAGGCGGTGGATTACCTCATGAAACCGGTGGAGGAGGACCGCCTCGCCGCCACTCTCGACCGGGTTCGCCAGCGCCTCAGCGAGCGCAAAGGTGCGGAGGAAGCGGAACGGCTCAAGGAGGCCCTGGTCGAACATGCGCCCGAGGCGGCGGAAGATTTCGCCGACGGGTCAAGCGACGCGCCTTCGGCCAACCGCTTCGAGAAGATGATCAACATCAAGGATCAAGGACAGATCTTCCGCGTCGACGTCGACACGATCGAACGGATCGATGCCGCGGGCGATTACATGTGCATCCAAACCGGAGACAATACGCTGATCCTTCGCGAAACCATGAAGGATCTGGAAAAGCGCCTCGATCCCCGGCGCTTCCAGCGGGTCCACCGGTCGACCATCGTCAACCTGGATCTGGTCCGGCAGGTGAAGCCACACACCAATGGCGAATGCTTTCTGGTCCTGGACTCGGGGGCGCAGGTAAAGGTCAGCCGTTCCTACCGCGACGTGGTTGCGCGGTTCGTTCACTAG
- a CDS encoding isocitrate lyase/PEP mutase family protein gives MDKQTQAKRFETFRALHVPGSPVVLYNIWDVGSAQAVARAGARALATGSHPVADAHGFADGQGVPTDFAFANAARIVQAVDLPLSVDFEGAYSDDPEKGAHNVALLAQTGAVGCNFEDQVIGGEGVHPLKAQAKRIEAIRRAVGDQFFINARTDLFLKTSTHDEALVDEVIERGRAFADAGASGFFVPRLADLRQVERVVKAVPLPLNLIAFPGAPAKSDWANSGVARISHGPFPHRALMAKLEEAARDAIS, from the coding sequence ATGGACAAGCAGACTCAAGCCAAACGGTTCGAGACCTTCCGTGCCTTGCATGTGCCGGGGTCGCCCGTCGTGCTTTACAACATTTGGGACGTCGGCAGCGCGCAGGCCGTTGCCCGTGCTGGCGCCAGGGCGCTTGCAACGGGCAGCCACCCGGTGGCGGACGCCCACGGCTTTGCCGATGGGCAAGGCGTGCCGACCGACTTCGCATTCGCCAATGCCGCCCGGATCGTGCAGGCGGTCGACCTGCCGCTCAGCGTCGACTTCGAGGGCGCTTACTCCGACGATCCGGAGAAGGGCGCTCACAATGTCGCTTTGCTTGCGCAAACCGGGGCGGTCGGCTGCAATTTCGAAGACCAGGTGATCGGCGGCGAGGGCGTTCACCCGTTGAAAGCACAGGCGAAGCGGATTGAGGCGATCCGCCGCGCTGTTGGCGACCAATTCTTCATCAACGCGCGCACGGACCTGTTCCTGAAGACCTCCACGCATGACGAGGCTTTGGTCGACGAGGTGATCGAGCGGGGACGGGCGTTCGCCGACGCCGGCGCAAGCGGCTTCTTCGTCCCGCGGCTGGCGGACCTTCGGCAGGTCGAACGCGTCGTTAAGGCCGTGCCCCTACCTTTGAACCTGATCGCCTTCCCGGGCGCTCCAGCCAAATCGGACTGGGCGAATTCAGGTGTCGCCCGGATCAGTCATGGGCCGTTTCCTCACCGCGCGCTGATGGCCAAGTTGGAAGAAGCCGCGCGGGACGCGATCAGCTGA
- a CDS encoding ABC transporter permease gives MIRTVRAALVIFRRDFAATVLSKAFIFFLIGPLLPLLISGVFAGIGASTAEREGRPTVGVIATPSDFAPINEAHRRLEQALGENDLPKLIRFDPQGEPAQQSAKLLTSGNPPILAVLSTTNERPTLTGAVSADGSISRKLQLVLQAARRVPVDPLPAIQVVETGDSSGKLASARSATAHAGQFILFFLTILLAGMLLSQVIEEKSNKIIEVIAAAIPIDAMFLGKLFAMLAASVIGIMVWTGLGVAIVSVGTQRGLEALPDPAVGWALFGLLGVLYFAMNYLLLGALFLSIGAQASTPREVQTISMPVTILQVLIFGLATATIGNYGSALGIGAAIFPFSSPLVMLARAAELPELWPHLLALAWQTVWVALILRWGAGFFRSRVLKSGPKPGRRRRAAVS, from the coding sequence ATGATCCGAACTGTCCGCGCCGCACTGGTCATCTTCCGCCGTGACTTCGCCGCGACGGTGTTGTCCAAGGCGTTCATCTTCTTTCTAATCGGTCCGCTCTTGCCGCTTTTGATCAGTGGCGTGTTCGCCGGGATTGGCGCTTCAACCGCCGAGCGGGAGGGGCGCCCAACGGTGGGCGTCATTGCGACGCCGTCAGACTTCGCGCCCATCAATGAGGCTCATCGCCGCCTCGAACAGGCTCTCGGCGAAAATGATCTCCCGAAGCTGATCCGATTCGATCCGCAAGGGGAACCGGCGCAGCAGTCGGCCAAGCTCCTGACCTCGGGCAACCCGCCGATTTTGGCAGTGCTCTCAACCACCAACGAACGGCCTACCCTGACCGGTGCGGTTTCCGCCGACGGAAGCATATCGCGAAAGCTTCAACTCGTCCTACAGGCGGCTCGGCGCGTCCCCGTTGACCCACTACCGGCCATCCAAGTGGTGGAGACAGGCGATTCGTCGGGCAAGCTCGCCAGCGCCCGCTCGGCCACGGCGCATGCCGGTCAGTTCATTCTCTTCTTCCTGACGATCCTGCTCGCCGGCATGCTGCTGTCCCAAGTGATCGAGGAGAAATCGAACAAGATCATCGAGGTGATCGCCGCCGCCATTCCCATAGACGCAATGTTCTTGGGGAAATTGTTCGCGATGCTCGCCGCGTCGGTGATCGGCATCATGGTCTGGACCGGTCTTGGGGTGGCGATCGTCTCCGTGGGTACGCAACGAGGTCTCGAGGCCCTGCCCGACCCGGCAGTGGGCTGGGCGCTGTTCGGTCTGCTTGGCGTGCTGTATTTCGCAATGAACTATCTGCTCCTCGGCGCCCTGTTCCTCAGCATTGGCGCTCAGGCGAGCACGCCGCGGGAGGTGCAGACCATTTCCATGCCGGTCACCATCCTTCAGGTGCTGATCTTCGGCCTGGCGACCGCCACGATCGGCAATTATGGCAGTGCGCTCGGCATTGGCGCCGCGATCTTCCCTTTCTCCTCGCCGCTGGTGATGCTCGCCCGTGCGGCGGAGCTGCCGGAGCTGTGGCCGCATCTGTTGGCGCTGGCCTGGCAGACGGTGTGGGTGGCGCTGATCCTTCGCTGGGGCGCCGGTTTCTTCCGCAGCAGGGTGCTGAAATCCGGCCCGAAGCCGGGGCGGCGGCGGCGCGCGGCCGTCAGCTGA
- a CDS encoding ABC transporter ATP-binding protein, with protein sequence MGVSGSAVEAVDLVKDFGETRAVHGVSLAVPAGSIFGLLGPNGAGKTTTLRMLLGIIDPSSGRRSVLGHERPLEAAPLVGYLPEERGLYPSMHAREAIAFMGALRGLPLKEGRTRADELLGAHGLGDWARKPIRSLSKGMAQTVQLLGTLVHRPRLIVLDEPFSGLDAINQGRLEQLIRAQAEGGATIIFSTHVIAHAERLCERIAIIAKGRVAFEGSVNDARGRLRPMVRLRTREQDGGWRAAIPAEAQRQGEEWLFELPESGPEPLLKALIDGDAGIETLAIERPGLHDAFVAIAGSEAASSMGVVEQAA encoded by the coding sequence ATGGGGGTCAGCGGTTCTGCGGTAGAAGCGGTCGATCTCGTCAAGGATTTTGGCGAGACGCGGGCGGTGCACGGTGTCAGCCTGGCCGTTCCAGCGGGCAGTATCTTCGGACTGCTGGGCCCGAACGGCGCGGGCAAGACGACCACCTTGCGCATGCTGCTCGGCATCATCGACCCCTCGTCCGGGCGCCGCTCGGTCCTTGGCCACGAACGCCCCCTCGAAGCCGCGCCCCTTGTTGGTTACCTTCCCGAGGAACGCGGGCTCTACCCATCGATGCACGCGCGGGAGGCGATCGCCTTCATGGGCGCGCTTCGTGGCCTGCCGCTCAAGGAAGGGCGAACCCGGGCGGACGAACTGCTTGGGGCGCATGGCCTCGGCGACTGGGCGCGAAAGCCGATCCGGAGCCTCTCCAAAGGCATGGCGCAGACCGTGCAATTGCTCGGCACCCTGGTTCATCGCCCCCGGCTGATCGTCCTCGACGAGCCATTTTCCGGTCTGGACGCGATCAATCAGGGGCGGCTGGAGCAATTGATCCGCGCCCAGGCGGAGGGCGGCGCAACGATTATCTTTTCGACCCACGTCATCGCCCATGCGGAGCGTTTGTGCGAGCGGATCGCCATCATCGCCAAGGGACGTGTGGCGTTCGAAGGGTCGGTGAACGACGCGCGCGGACGTTTGCGGCCGATGGTTCGGCTGCGCACGAGGGAACAGGACGGTGGCTGGCGCGCCGCGATCCCGGCTGAAGCCCAGCGCCAAGGCGAAGAATGGCTGTTCGAGCTTCCGGAGAGCGGTCCGGAGCCTCTGCTCAAGGCGCTGATCGACGGCGACGCAGGAATCGAGACACTCGCAATCGAGCGACCGGGGCTGCACGATGCCTTCGTTGCCATTGCGGGCAGCGAAGCCGCCTCGTCCATGGGCGTGGTGGAGCAAGCGGCATGA
- the queG gene encoding tRNA epoxyqueuosine(34) reductase QueG, whose product MTSLKQQIREEAERLGFVACGFTHADATGDAGLELERWLEAGHHGNMGWMEERAHHRVSPLALWPEARSAIALGMSYAPAADPRALGDRPEVGRISVYAQGGDYHKTVKKALKALARFIVDRAPSELKVFVDTAPVMEKPLAMAAGLGWQGKHTNLVSHDHGSWLFLGVILTSLELEPDVAARSGMHCGSCTACLTACPTQAFLGPHRMDARRCISYLTIEHTGPIPHEFRRSMGNRIYGCDDCLSACPWNRFAEAAHANRAFLPRAELAAPALTDLLQLDERGFREMFSGSPIKRIGRNRFIRNCLIAAGNSDDPALISVVQQHLTDADEVVVEAATWALAELQRASSAAMQAA is encoded by the coding sequence ATGACAAGTTTGAAGCAACAGATTCGGGAAGAAGCGGAGCGACTGGGCTTTGTCGCCTGCGGTTTCACGCATGCCGATGCGACCGGCGATGCGGGACTGGAGCTCGAACGCTGGCTGGAAGCCGGGCACCACGGCAACATGGGCTGGATGGAGGAGCGGGCGCATCATCGCGTTTCGCCGCTGGCGCTCTGGCCCGAAGCTCGGTCCGCCATCGCCTTGGGCATGAGCTACGCGCCCGCCGCCGATCCGCGCGCCTTGGGCGACCGTCCGGAAGTCGGCCGTATCTCGGTTTATGCGCAGGGCGGCGATTACCACAAGACGGTGAAAAAGGCGCTGAAGGCGCTCGCCCGCTTCATCGTCGATCGGGCGCCGTCGGAGCTGAAGGTGTTCGTCGATACGGCGCCGGTAATGGAAAAGCCGCTGGCGATGGCGGCGGGGCTGGGCTGGCAGGGCAAGCATACCAATCTCGTCAGCCACGATCACGGAAGCTGGCTCTTCCTTGGCGTTATCCTCACCAGTCTCGAGCTTGAACCCGACGTGGCAGCGCGAAGCGGCATGCATTGCGGCAGCTGCACCGCCTGCCTGACGGCATGTCCGACCCAAGCCTTCCTTGGGCCTCACCGAATGGATGCGCGGCGCTGCATTTCCTATCTCACCATCGAACATACAGGTCCGATACCGCACGAGTTTCGCCGCTCGATGGGCAATCGGATCTATGGCTGCGACGATTGTCTTTCCGCATGTCCGTGGAACCGATTCGCGGAGGCGGCGCATGCAAACCGCGCCTTTCTGCCACGCGCGGAGCTGGCGGCACCGGCCCTGACGGACCTTCTTCAGCTCGACGAGCGTGGTTTTCGCGAGATGTTCTCGGGCTCTCCGATCAAGCGGATTGGCCGCAACCGCTTCATCCGCAATTGCCTGATCGCCGCCGGCAACAGCGACGACCCAGCCTTGATCTCCGTCGTCCAGCAGCACCTGACCGACGCCGACGAGGTGGTCGTCGAAGCGGCCACCTGGGCGCTTGCCGAGCTTCAGCGCGCCTCGAGCGCGGCGATGCAGGCGGCCTGA
- a CDS encoding adenosine kinase, with amino-acid sequence MTDRRLDVLAIGNAIVDVIADANDAFLSQQGLDKGSMRLIDEAEAERLYGVMGSGRELSGGSAGNTAAGLAALGCRAGFIGQVAEDQLGDIFRHDIRSLGVEFNTPARGDVGATARSLILVTPDAQRTMNTFLGAAQNLTSDAIDPAEIASAKILYLEGYLWDPLAPRAAMEVAIDAARAAGTKVAFTLSDSFCISRHRGDFLRLIEEGKLDILFANEAEITELAGEEDFDAAVTQVAAKVPVLVVTRSEQGAVARSGGESASVPAEPIDRLVDTTGAGDLFAAGFLAGQAKGLGLERSLRLGAIAAAEVIQHYGARPEADLRVLAGDLLA; translated from the coding sequence ATGACCGACCGCCGCCTCGATGTGCTCGCCATTGGAAACGCCATCGTCGACGTGATCGCCGACGCGAACGATGCCTTCCTGTCTCAGCAGGGGCTCGACAAGGGCTCGATGCGGCTGATCGATGAGGCGGAGGCCGAGCGCCTGTACGGAGTCATGGGATCCGGGCGCGAGCTGTCGGGCGGATCGGCGGGCAACACCGCGGCGGGTCTTGCAGCACTGGGCTGCCGTGCCGGCTTCATCGGCCAGGTCGCCGAAGACCAGCTCGGTGACATCTTCCGCCACGACATCCGCAGCCTCGGCGTGGAGTTCAACACGCCGGCGCGCGGCGATGTGGGCGCCACCGCCCGCTCGCTGATCCTCGTCACGCCCGACGCCCAACGGACCATGAACACCTTCCTGGGCGCGGCGCAGAACCTGACGTCGGACGCCATCGACCCTGCCGAGATCGCATCGGCAAAGATCCTCTATCTCGAAGGATATCTGTGGGACCCGCTGGCGCCTCGCGCGGCGATGGAGGTCGCGATCGATGCGGCTCGCGCGGCGGGCACCAAGGTCGCCTTCACCCTCTCCGACAGCTTCTGCATCAGCCGCCATCGCGGCGACTTCCTGCGCCTGATCGAGGAAGGCAAGCTCGACATCCTATTCGCCAACGAAGCGGAGATCACCGAACTGGCCGGCGAGGAGGACTTCGACGCAGCGGTGACCCAGGTTGCCGCCAAGGTCCCGGTACTCGTGGTCACCCGCAGCGAGCAAGGCGCCGTCGCCCGGTCGGGTGGTGAGTCGGCCAGCGTCCCTGCCGAGCCGATCGACCGCCTTGTGGACACTACCGGCGCGGGCGACCTGTTCGCCGCCGGCTTTCTCGCGGGACAGGCAAAAGGCCTTGGCCTCGAACGATCGCTGAGGCTCGGCGCCATCGCCGCCGCCGAGGTAATCCAGCACTACGGCGCCCGGCCAGAAGCGGACCTCAGGGTCCTTGCCGGCGATCTCCTCGCCTGA
- a CDS encoding amino acid permease — protein sequence MIFGRVKPLDAILATAEKKSLHRTLGPIQLTLLGVGAIIGTGIFVLTAAAAQKAGPGMMYSFIIAGVVCAVAALCYSELASMVPVSGSAYTYSYAVVGELLAWMVGWALILEYAVAASAVSAGWSGYFMGLLESWTGFRLPELLTAGPTWTMNGLIPNADISHGLINVPAIVVALAVTWLLMIGTKESAAFNAALVAVKVAALTMFVILTLPVMQGEHFAPFSPNGWFGPPGTSGLGIVGAAASIFFAYVGFDAVSTAAEETKNPQRNVPIGLIGSLAICTVFYLLVAAGAVGAMGAQPTALGVQPGSAEFTRQCAALVAQGNEPLVCSNEALAHVLRSVNYTWAGDLIGLAANLALPSVILMMMFGQTRIFFVMARDGLLPEKLSAVHPKWKTPHIVTLVTGIFVAIAAALLPVGQLADISNSGTLFAFFMVAIAVMILRVRDPNRVRPFRTPLVWVIGPVAAAGCVFLFWNLPVEAKLVLPIWGFVGLLFYFLYGYRKSHVGRGLVEVHETEVSDLEPPVPGVDEPGR from the coding sequence ATGATCTTTGGCCGCGTAAAGCCGCTGGACGCGATCCTGGCGACCGCCGAGAAGAAATCGCTTCACCGTACGCTCGGTCCGATCCAGCTGACGCTTCTGGGCGTCGGCGCAATCATCGGCACCGGTATTTTCGTGCTCACCGCCGCCGCGGCGCAAAAGGCCGGCCCGGGCATGATGTACAGCTTCATCATCGCCGGTGTCGTGTGCGCCGTTGCCGCGCTTTGTTATTCGGAACTGGCATCGATGGTGCCGGTCTCCGGCTCCGCCTACACCTACAGCTACGCGGTGGTCGGCGAACTGCTGGCCTGGATGGTCGGCTGGGCGCTGATCCTGGAATATGCCGTTGCCGCCTCCGCCGTGTCGGCTGGCTGGTCCGGCTATTTCATGGGCTTGCTGGAAAGTTGGACGGGTTTCCGATTGCCCGAACTTCTGACCGCCGGGCCGACCTGGACGATGAACGGTCTCATCCCAAATGCAGACATCAGCCACGGCCTGATTAACGTTCCGGCAATCGTCGTGGCACTGGCGGTGACATGGCTGCTGATGATCGGCACCAAGGAGAGCGCCGCATTCAACGCCGCGCTGGTGGCGGTCAAAGTCGCGGCACTGACCATGTTCGTCATCCTGACGCTGCCAGTCATGCAAGGCGAGCATTTCGCGCCATTCTCGCCGAACGGCTGGTTTGGGCCTCCGGGCACCAGCGGGCTGGGCATCGTTGGCGCTGCTGCGTCGATCTTCTTCGCCTATGTCGGCTTCGACGCGGTTTCGACGGCGGCAGAAGAGACCAAGAACCCGCAGCGGAACGTGCCCATCGGCCTGATCGGTAGCCTTGCCATCTGCACCGTCTTCTACCTGCTGGTCGCGGCCGGCGCGGTGGGTGCAATGGGCGCACAGCCCACGGCTTTGGGCGTTCAGCCCGGCTCCGCAGAGTTCACCCGCCAGTGCGCCGCGCTCGTCGCGCAGGGCAACGAGCCGCTCGTCTGTTCGAACGAGGCGCTTGCGCACGTGCTCCGGTCGGTCAACTACACCTGGGCGGGCGATCTCATCGGCCTTGCCGCGAACCTCGCGCTGCCCTCCGTCATTCTGATGATGATGTTCGGCCAAACGCGCATCTTCTTCGTGATGGCACGCGACGGACTGCTGCCCGAGAAACTCTCGGCGGTTCACCCGAAGTGGAAGACCCCGCACATTGTAACTCTCGTCACCGGCATCTTCGTCGCCATTGCGGCGGCGTTGCTTCCGGTCGGGCAGCTTGCGGACATATCCAACTCCGGCACCCTGTTCGCATTTTTTATGGTGGCAATCGCCGTGATGATCCTTCGGGTACGTGATCCGAACCGCGTGCGTCCGTTCCGTACTCCTCTGGTGTGGGTCATCGGACCGGTCGCTGCTGCAGGCTGCGTGTTCCTGTTCTGGAACCTGCCGGTCGAGGCGAAGCTGGTGCTTCCGATCTGGGGCTTTGTCGGGCTGCTCTTCTACTTCCTGTACGGATACCGGAAGAGCCACGTCGGCCGGGGGCTGGTCGAAGTGCACGAGACCGAAGTCTCGGACCTCGAACCGCCGGTACCCGGAGTGGACGAGCCCGGCCGCTAA